The genomic stretch tattatgccaagggacacgtgtaagcggtctaagagtaccgttcatgaatttagcgtatgggacgcgaattggccactggaagccagaaacgaaaggataacagagggagcagcttgtgagcgctagccctggttatcatctgtgcattgtgttatatgagttgAAATGCtctgtatatgaaatacttgaccatTGATATGCTTGAgcttatgagatgttataagtGAGATTGACTtaacagctaaatgtgcatgctctattattgatatatgttcttgctgggccttggctcacgggtgcttcgtggtgcaggtaagggtaagggcaagctggaccagacctgaggtggagagctccgaggtgaaatgtacatagccagccgttcgatcaccacggtcgaggggtgtgtcaggacggagattacctaaccactcattttgccttagtatggctgttgatgtatatagactttgtaacttttgtaaatgacttttaaactgtcatttttgggatcccttgtacataaacaatgtttcgtaatgaaaatgtatcttttgagaccaaaactcttttaaccttagttcctttaCTATttgagtaacacgcttttactttaaatacttgattagcaagtttggcacattataaacacacagtgtaacggtcttggctacccagggcgttacaataaaccctcttatcatttattttattaatggaattccatatttggttatgactaggtgaccgctaagggatcaaaggattgatcgtctCAAAGGTTGTTTTTAACTTATTCCTCGcacgaaccaaaggtaagaaaactgcacccagtatgtgacatgcatggttattaataaggcatgttgagtgctctatatgtggacattgattgcatattaaatgcttagcaatcttgcttacttgtgagtggcactgacttattaatcAGAATCGACAATGATGTcaatattgattgtgaagctgtgactcattagtcatgttcggcagtagtactgatcactggtcgtatggtattggcttatgagtcaagaatggtattagcatgcttaacgcaagccaaaaagattagatctaatcgacataagcattatcatcagaagCATGAAATACTTGgctgaccttaagttcgatggaaaacaaaagcgcttgcctaggctaaaggctagttatttagagccagagccagagctaaacggctaaggtgacctacacttcacatggctaggagggtatgggatcttagagatagacttatcagtcatctacacagagtgagacttatcaatcatctatacatagatagacttattagtcatctacacagagatagacttatcagtcatctacacagagatagacttattagtcatctatacagagtgacttattagtcaactattcagagatagacttatcagtcatctaacagagatagacttatcagtcatctatttagatattgacttattagtcaactattcagagatagacttatcagtcatctacataagggtagacttattagtcatctatacaaagagtcttattagtcatctacctcagagatagacttatcagtcgtcTAACGGAGATATACTcactagtcatctatacagagtgtgactcattagtcacctacataaggtgtgactcattagtcacccacacaTAAATTGACTCTttagtcatctattcaataaGCAGGTCCctagagattgactcattagtcatctattcagacgcaggaccccataataatttatttggacttgcttgcatgcatgagtagggttattactgctaggcatgcctattatgatttagtaacatgttattactgttcatgagcatattgagttttcttgatgagcttcggctcacgggtgctatgtgctgcaggtaaaggcaagagaaagttggaccatccttgagttgagagcttaggtgacgatgtgtacatatgcggctgctcgactgccacgacttagggttgaaagaggaactagggttaaaccctattttgccgattagatcggctggttgtaactattttcttgtaataaacctttaaattatattttgggatcccaatgtatataataaatgttctaatgaaacgttatatcttaaccaaaatttttaatccctaaaccgctaatcatacttagttacacgattttggctaaatgactcgattaacgagtttagtactgtttataaggcacaccgtaacggtccctggagtttagggcattacagttcTTGAGAATATTGGATTGAATTAGACACATTAATGAATGAGATTAGAATTATAGAAGAGTGAATtaggctggttgtaaatattttattgtgattaacctttaaattatatttttgggatcccaatgtatacaatatatgttttagtgaaacgttgtatccttaaccaaaatttttaaaccctaaactgctaatcatacttagttacatgattatggtcaaatgacttgattagcgagtttaacactgtttaaatgCACACCATAACAGTCCCTAGGTAGTAAGGCGTTAGAGATAGTTTTTCTGTAatctattttcaactctcacttagcattcctcttataggctcaattagttacttatttaattaaaaaataaataaaataatagtcaattatcaACCTAGGTTGAAATTCCCATGGgccataggcccgtgaaatttcctttttaattataacctgttggacttaaaatcaaggtccgTGTATAATGTATTCATGGAGAATCtcccacaaattttcaagaaattcttaaTAATATAAGATATCAAAATTAAGATTCAAACAATTTTTTTATACGCGTACAACATGCTATTTGAATCATGATTTCAACATCctaaactatttagaatttcttgaaaaaaattgtaaaaggTCTCTTGTAACTACATTATACACCGTCATGTAAAAAAATAGGGTTACAACTTATCCATGTACTAAAAATACATATAGATAGTGATAAAAAAAACAATTCGTTtatgtattatattttattttgcatttactaacatttatgtttttttaagCTTTAGTGAACAAAACTTTCACACTTAGGTTATGAttgtgaaatatatatattataaagaaATATTAAGCCATAGTTTATATTTTTTGCACTTTTTTTAGatggaaaaacaaaagaaaattagATGAATTGTGATTTCAAGACAAAATTTTGCTTGTGCGTATCACTTCTTCCTCCTACTATACAAAGAGAGTACCTGAGATACCTAATTTATAATGAAATAGCCATATTTACCCATGTTGGATCGTTTTTTTTTGGTAACTCGTCCAACACCCAAAAATAATATGGAGAAGATTTGTCAGAGCTAAATAAAGTATATGAGATGCTTCTAGTGCCCATAAATAATGGATAGATAGGGAATTTTATAGTGTTTCAGCCCCAAAAAGACGACCTGCATCCACTTAGTCACTATTACTCATCTTGCCATCCATGGGTTACATTTGTATTTAGCGTTTAGCCATTTGGCTCCATTGAAGATGAAAAGCTCTCTCTGCAAAAGTTGTCGCCCTTTTTCTCTCATTCCCCCCTCTTTTCGATCCCTactcctcttatttatattgaGGAGTTAGGGTTAAATATGAGTGGGcttaagttattgggcttggcccaCTAGTTAGACAAAGTAAAAAGCGACTGGGCCTTAGGCATGATCTGGGTCGATGGGTAGTGACACTctaaaaatgggtataacaataGCCCCCCAAGTCAATCTTTATGTTTGCATAAGGCTAACTTATCGTGTGAACTCTCTCCTTCACGAAGACCAGACCTTTAGGCCATGGACGTATCGTTACTCAAATTCACTGATATTTTAATAATGACAGTGTAGCGTCGCAAATTTTCTaataggcttagggccttgattagcatgctgagagggcaataatttatttaattatgctaatatgtgaatttaatgattctgtgattagaaatgcatgtgttaggtgaattaaatatgcatgtgggccccatctggttattaggggcatatttgtaattttagcttgttgagggcataaatgtgatatatgtgtatattgtgattgataccacgagtgagtggtgatatatccttgatgcacgatccaagacggtcccagggagcagtttagttaaatagtcacaacaaggttgaatacctagctcgggaggagcctaggggtattttggaaatattatatgtgttcgggaattaccggataacgggtagtaatttagcaattatttgggcatgtcgggCTTAAGTGAGGAtctataggaacactcgaggacttagtgggatgtggcaaatgacgggattaccattggtggcattaaaggattgAGGGTAGGTTTAAGGGaattttaggaattttgggacttAGGCAGCTGGGGTTACACTTAGTCACTACCACATTCTTGAAAGCAAAAGGAAGCAAAACAATTAAATCCCTCtagttttctctctctcggttcttcttctccttctcttgaaACTTAAGCAACCTTAGGGAAATTCTAGTGATTGAGGTTGTGGATTTGAGTCTAAGCTTGGgtaaatttaaggcttgtggCAAGTGGAGTTAGCTCAGGGCGAGATCATCACGAAGGTAAGGATTTGAACaagtcttttaaaaaaaaattatgtcttTGTTAGATTTTTGGGAGTTGGAAGCTTAGGTGATTGAATTTAGAATATGTTGAGGTTTTCTGTTGGATTTTTGGATGTTAATACTAGTTCtgttgtttggatatgaatcctaggtTGAATTCTAGGATTAGGGCTCAGAATTGGTGAGTTTAAGGGAGGTTGGCTAGTAAAAAtgcatgggaattctgggtttagaGGCTTGAGCCACGACCTTGTTCATCAGGCGACGCGACCCGCTTGAACATTTAGGCCAGGGGGGCTCGGAAAATTGTCCAGGCGCAAGGTGTAGCGCACCGCGACCCATATCCCTCAACAGAGAGGAATTTTTCCACTGACTTCAGCATGTCGCGATccttaaggggctgggtcgcggctcaaatgcaAATAATGGCTGATTGAgagttttaagctcgagaacccaaatgttaaaGCTCGGGAAAGGTTTCTACTACCAGGTTTAGTAGACTCCAGGGTCTCGGAGCctagattaatattttgaagttatttattggcttagaacttgatggatggttattatgaatgcattgtgactaggttttcaatgaggctcgggttagaggattgcCCTCGGGATCGTGGTATTCGGATAGCTTGGGACAcataagaaaattgttgtacccgtagagaaaGGTGTGGccttattgtttgtattgcagagcGCGACCCTAATGCTTATGTTTAATATACGTTTAAATatctgtgattattatgctatgtcATCCATGTTTGTgggtgaacggcgaaggccaggaacgaTAAGGGGTCGggatcggcgttgagcacgcgAAGTGCAGGCCGTTAGGGTGAAACCCTCCTAGGGTGTTGGGGCCACCCTCttggtgaagaccgcaaacccatggcctggtaaagcgcctggaacggggttggccgctatgtgtttagcccattggtagTTTTGTTGTATACTGAGGATCTCGAGGAACCGAGCAATACGAATGCTCCAGGTTTCGAGGATCTCGAGGAACCGAGCaatatgaatgctcaaaggttccgaggaGCTCTAGGAACCAAGCCAAATGAATGCTTAAAGTTTCTAGGATCTCGAGGAActgagcaaaatgaatgctcaaggttttgaggaTCTCGAGGAACCGAGAAATATGAATGCTCCAtgttccgaggacctcaaggaaccgatCAATATGAATTCTCAAAGGTTTCGAGGAACTCTAAGgaccaagaaaaatgaatttttgagcatctcaaggaaccgagcaatatgaatgctccaggttttgagaatctcaaggaaccgagcaaaatgaatgctcaaggttccgaggaactctaggaaccaagcaaaattaATGTTCAAGGTTCTGAGGATCTCGAGGAACCGAGCaatatgaatgctccaggtttcgaggacctcaaggaaccgagcaaaatgaatgctccaggttctgaggatCTCAAGGAACCGAGCAATATGAATGCTCCAAGTTCGAGGACGTTAAGGATCTGAGCaatatgaatgctcaaaggttctgaggaactctaggaaccatgccaaatgaatgctcaaggtttcgaggatCTCGAGGAGCCAAGAAAAATtgatgctcaaggttccgaggttcTCGAGGAACCGAGCaatatgaatgctccaggttcagAGGACCTCTAAGAACCAAGCAacatgaatgctcaaggttccgaggacctcaaggaaccgagcaatatgaatgctccaggttctgaggagctcaaggaaccgagaaaaatgaatgctccaggttccgaggatCTCAAGGAACTGAGAaatatgaatgctccaggtttcgaggacctcaaggaaccaagaaatatgaatgctcaaaggctatgaggaactctaggaaccatgccaaatgaatgctcaaggtttcgaggatctcaaggaaccgagcaaaatgaatgctcaatgTTCTGAGTATCTCGAGGAATCGAGCAATATGAATGCACTaagttccgaggacctctaggaaccaagcaatatgaatgctcaagatttcgaggacctcaaggaaccaagcaatatgaatgctccaggttAACTCCTCCTTTCAGACGATCCCAAGCAACCCTAAACATGCGGTAGATCTTGGGAGTGACATCTTTCCCTAGGCAAGTTCCAGAACCTGAGCACACCTTTGAGAATGGGTCCCCATATCCGACCTACCTCAGATGTTCATATTTGAGGTTATTCACCAATGTGGGGGAGCTGATGAGCCAATCCACCAGCTACTGCAGCGATATGTCTGAGATATTGCCCAACAGAGATGGTTTGGGAAGGATAGTCGTAGGGGTGAATTTCAATGACTCAAATGTCTATTTCCTTgtgttcaactctcaatgaaagcaccaaaatgttggctCGTTTTTTCGGTAACTCGTCCAACACCGAAAGAATAATATGGAGAAGATTTGTGAGAGTTAAATAAAGTATATGAGATGCTTCTAGTGCCCATATATAATGGATAGAAagggaattttatagtggttcagccccaaaaagaCGACCTATATCCACTTAGTCACTATTATTCATCTTGCCAGCCATGTGTTACATTTGTATTGAGCGTTTAGCTATCTGGCTCCATTGAAGAGGGAAAGCTCTCTCTGCAAAAGCTACCGCCCCTTTTCTCTCCTTCCCCCATCTTTTCGGTCCCTactcctcttatttatattgaGGAGTTAGGGTTACATTTGAGGAGGTTTAAGTAATTGGGCTTGGCCTACTAATTAGACAAAGTAAAAAGTGACTGAGTCTTAGGTATGAACTGGGTCGATGGGTAGTGACActcaaaaaatgggtataacaacccatattactaattttattttattaagtttttatttttttttcttcttatatcAACTTACTAAAAAGAACCTCTTTCACAATCATCATAAATTACCATATTCttataaaaataactaaaacaaataaattttgaaaataaatgaattgaagGGAGAAATATTTCTTAAAAacaatgaaaaaaagaagaagtttAGTTATGAATCAAATTGAGGATATAATAGCAATGTTGAactaaaaaataagtatttttgtttaaaaaaaattggtaggAAATATTGTTCAACTCTAAAAAtggatatatacatatatatatatatatataatataatttccACAATAAATGGATATAACCGTTTTTTATTTGAAGAATGGGTTAACACATTTTGATCGAGGGGTCCTATCCTATATACCTATAAATAGTGTTGatttattatttgttattttgCTTATAAGCTAAGTATTCATTTTAGCAATTCCTTCGaacaaaaacaaatatatatatatatatatatatatatttatatgtatatccATTTTAGCAATTAAAAAAAAGGGTCTAATTTCCACTTTCAATTTCTGCTTAGAACTTCATTTTTCTAGAAAAACTTTAGCTCTTGACACACTACAAATAAGGTTCTTAGCATTGTCTAAGAATGTGTTGACCTATTACTTGCAAGGCTCTTAGCATCTTCAAGGAATGTGATGGCCTATTAattgtacaattttttttttggacaaatAAGAACAGAGAAGGTTCTTAATATCTCAAATTTTCAATATTATGATAAATGTCAATAGTAAATTTCCAATAACATCTAATAACTCccataaaaaatctaaaattgtACCAACTCACACCATGCTATATTAAGTAGTTTCCAAAAGTGAGATAATAGATAAgattgattagttataaaaataaaaattatactcAATAGGTATTATCAGAATAATtttaaggaaaataaaatttgtcCAATATAGATACAAACATACAAAAATGCATATGCCATGCCAATTAATATATCAATCAAATTAATGAAGCCAAAATAGAACTTTGAAATATACATCATAgccttctttatatatatatatattctcatgTAAAAACAAACACaattacataataataataataataataataataataataataataataataataataataataataataataataataataataatatgttttggaaaagcaaaacaaaattcattttcAAACCTAAAATACTTAATCCAACTAAGATAAGAATGACacccattaaaaaaaaaagataagagaAAAGATTGACAACTAATAATTTGTTTTATTCttaaaattcaattaattataattttacatgtaattttttttgctaacaaattttttatttgtaattctatgtattttttttcatttactGATCATGATTTTTACGCTTTAGTGAACAAAACTTTCATACTTAGGTTCTGATTTgagaaatatgtttgtatatatgTGGGATTCCATAGTTGATATTTGGTGCACTTtctttagataaaaaaaattgcTTGTACATattactgtaaattattcaaaatttatcaaaaattggTGGGAAGTTTGTTATGACTATAATGTATACTAACAAACAAAATTGGGTTATAATATCCTCAAATACCGAAAATATAAAACACTCCTACAATGATGGCAAAAGTTATATCCCTACTTAAGAAAATTCCTacaaatatatatcatataatttTATCAATAAATTAGGCAAACAGttttattatttgttattttctCATAAGCTCAGTATCCATTTTAGCAATTAAAAAAAGGTCCAAATACTACTTTCAATTTATGCTTAGAACTTCATTTTGCTAGAAAAACTTTACCTCTTTGACACTCAACAAAAAAAGTTCTAAGAATGTGTTGGCCTTTTTGGGAAGGaacaaagattttttttttttttttttgggggggggggggggacaaaTGGAAACAAAGAAGATTCTTAATGtatcaaattttcaaaattattagaAATATAAGTAGGACATTTTAGTTAGGAAATTGGAAttttaataaactagtaattccCTAAAAGAAATCTTTGAATTGGAGGGAAAATGTGCCTTTGTATTTTTCTGGAATATGCTATaagtgttttgttaaatgacaattcagactatgtattttacaaaatcaaaatagatcaaaatagtacaCTAGACCGAATTCAAAACACATTCTCTTCTACTATGAACTCATCTCATCTCCAAAGATTAAAAAATTGATcttgtaattgaaaatattttaacaaaatcaggtctaaaatctgaattgtcatttaacaaaaacACAAATATTAATTACTTATTCTATAAAAACATAAGGCCAAAAtagtatttttcattaaattgtacCAACTCACACCATGTTATATAATAGTGAGATAATTAATaagattaattatttataaaaataggaagaaataataaatatacttaataAGTATTAACAGAATAAGTTGAAAGAATATAAAATTTGTTTTGTCCAATATAGAAAAATGCATGCTATGCCAATTAATATATCAATCAAATTAATGAAGCCAAAATAGaactttgaatttgaaatatatcATCATAaccttcttttttatttatatttcataaaaaaaccaaaaagaaaaagaaaattacacaataataattatttttgttgGAAATAAAAAGTCAAAAATTCACATAAAAAAGCTTGGTTGAACCCACAGTGGAGCCAGATAATTGGAGTGTGTTTCCTCAAACACAAAAAAATGCTCAACTTCCCCAGTCTCCAAATGGAATATTCCAATATCTTTATTTCTAACCCAACATTTATCCAATTTACGAAAATCGTCAGCAAAATATACACAATTACACTTACACCCCTCGAACTCAGAAGCCTTGACCGAAAACGACGACGAATTATCCCCAACGAACAGAGCCCTGTCTCCCAAGTTCTCAACCTTACGAAACGCGCCGTCGTTTACGTCCACCTCGAACACTCGAAACTCCATCGTTTCGTGCCGACCTTCGCCCCACCATTGCCGGTTCCCCTGAACGACGAGAAGCGACCCTTCCGATTCCACCAAGAACAACATTTCGACGTCGTATGGGTTCACGAACGGTGCGTCACATTTCGGAAGGTTCAGATGCGAAATCAACGTAGCCACTCGATCGTATTCATCGTCGGGGAGGTTTGGACCGAGATTTAGGGCGTAAATTCTGCGGTTGTGATCGACGGCGTAGAATCGTCCGTTGAAAAGAGCGAGATCGAGGAAGAAACTATGACGCGGTACTGTTAGAATCTTCTTCCAGTTCGAGTTTCCTGGTCTCCAGTACAACAATTGATTCGTCGGTTGTAGAACGATCGTCACGGCGATGAAGTCCGACGGCGGCGGGAAAGTCGGTTTCGATGATAACAAGAGCTTGTGGACGGTCGAGATTCTACAATTGGGGAGTGTAACGATCGAACGATCGGGCGACAGAGGATGGAAGAGAGCTAGGTCGTTGGAGGTGGCCGCCGCCGTCATTATCCATCCCAAAGAGGAGAAAATCGGAGTGGTCCGAGGACGAGGAGGAGGCGGCGATGGTGGAAGAAGCTTGTAGAGTTTGTTGTTTGAGAGGCTGTAGATGATGCGGATGGTTTCAGAGTTGGAACGGGTTCTTTGCCGGAGCAGGATCAGCCATGGGAGACGGTGGTGGTTTGAGGAGTTGAAACTGTGCTTGGAGAGGACCGCTCTCCAAGAACGACAAACAGAGGCAAAAACGACGTAGTTTTCGAGAGGTAGGCGATTAGCTATGGAGATTATGAGATCTTCGTGGAGTGTGCTCCAGTCTGGGCCTTCCCTTTTCATTTCTTCCATATCAACATTCAACAATTAAACTGAATTAAGGTTTCATAAAATACTAAACACGAAACTTAAACCCCACGAAATCTATAAATATAGATATCATTCGAGGAAATGAgataatagtaattttttttttaaataaaataattctttGGTAGAAAAtagagaataaaaaaaataaattataatgtTATTGTTTTTATGAAGAATTATGAATTAAAATTAATAAGTTATAAAATTTGATATGGTGACTATGCAAATTGATATAtagatttattttaactattaaacTAAATGTATTGCCAAAATTTTGTGTAAAAAGCTTGTGCCAACTATGATTCTAGGACACAATCTTTCTCATGATTCTAATAAATAAATGAGTAGTGACACGTACCCACAAAATTAATAAAGATAAAAGATTTTTGTAAATGTAATGTTTTTATTTAGAGATAATATTTTGTTTTTTAGGGGAAATACTTTAAATAAATTGGGATGCACGTAAGAAACTTCCATGCAGAATTGAGTAAAATTCCTCACCTTCGCAAGAAAGTCATTGATTCCAAATATTCTAAGATTGATCATATAATGGAGGAGACAGAGGGTAAAAAATTCAATACAACCAATGAATGGAGTGAGATAAAATCATTGGTTTTAGTCCCTTAGGATAAAGTTTGTGTTTAtgctttattaattataattttcaagaaaaattatgaatttataattcttctttctttctttctttttttttggaAGGGAAATTTATAATTCAAAGATTGAGAGGAACAAAATCGAGCAAAATTCAATGTGTTGCACATATCTCACAAAGGAGATGACCGAAATAAAGTACAACCAGTTTGTTGCGGATTTTATAGTtatgcaagtatacgtaatcgcaatttataataaatatcgataaaaatgagtatcgtcccacgaagactaatttatcaattaccaaataattaatttctagtttctatttgactaataaaaccggatttgtgaaatttgaaaacaagaaaacagaaataaattaaaattgcagaaatcaaataataacaagaacgCAATGATTAAATTTACTATGAAACAGTTAGAAATCATAATATTCTCTACTATCCACT from Humulus lupulus chromosome 5, drHumLupu1.1, whole genome shotgun sequence encodes the following:
- the LOC133778405 gene encoding F-box protein At2g26160-like, which codes for MEEMKREGPDWSTLHEDLIISIANRLPLENYVVFASVCRSWRAVLSKHSFNSSNHHRLPWLILLRQRTRSNSETIRIIYSLSNNKLYKLLPPSPPPPRPRTTPIFSSLGWIMTAAATSNDLALFHPLSPDRSIVTLPNCRISTVHKLLLSSKPTFPPPSDFIAVTIVLQPTNQLLYWRPGNSNWKKILTVPRHSFFLDLALFNGRFYAVDHNRRIYALNLGPNLPDDEYDRVATLISHLNLPKCDAPFVNPYDVEMLFLVESEGSLLVVQGNRQWWGEGRHETMEFRVFEVDVNDGAFRKVENLGDRALFVGDNSSSFSVKASEFEGCKCNCVYFADDFRKLDKCWVRNKDIGIFHLETGEVEHFFVFEETHSNYLAPLWVQPSFFM